ATATGGTACAGACCTGAAACCATCTCTGAAATTAATTGGGGAGGCGATCCAGAAAAAGCCATTATAAAAGATAGCAAAGGTCTTCATCCTAGAAATTCTTTTAATCTTTGGAAACAAATCGTTAAAAACCAGAGTAGTGTTTGGTTGCAACCCGAATTAAATAGTGCTGCTCATTACGCACATTGGCTTTATAACCAAATTATATTGATGATGCTTAGGGAAGAGCAAGAAAGATACCGAAGTCAGAGTCATATTTTAAAAGAAGCGAATGCTGAACTAGAGAATATTAACTGGATTAGTACACATGACCTACAGGAACCTTTAAGAAAGATTCAAATTATTATTTCAAGACTTCTTATAGAAATCGAGGAGACCCCTACTGTAGACGTCGTGGGTTATTTAAATCGAGTCTCGAAATCGGCAAATAGAATGCAGATTTTACTGCAAGATATTCTCAAGTATATCCGTATAAAAAATAACAAAGATACGCTTGAGAAAATGAGTTTAAACTTTATAATGGACGACACTCTGGATGCTATGAAAGACGATCTTTTAAAAAGTGGGGCAGTTATTGAATGCCAAGATTTACCGGAAGTATATGGTACCCCTTACTTAATGAAACAGTTATTTTCTCATATTATTCAAAACGCTTTAAAATATGCTTCACCTGAGAGAAGTCCTATTTTGAAAATAACAGCATCAAAGACACCTGTAATTATTAATGATTCGCATAAGATGTATTGTCAATGGATTAAAATTTCAGATAATGGTATTGGTTTAGAGCAGCAATATGCCTCATCTATTTTTAAGATTTTTACAAGATTACATACTATGGAAAAATATACTGGTTCTGGAGTTGGATTGGCTATTTGTAAAAAAATAATGCAAAACTTTGGTGGAAGCATTGAGGCTAGTGGCGCATTGAATAAAGGAACCACCATCACCTTGTATTTTCCTTATGAAGGGTGCGACCAAAACCAGTCTTAATTATTTCTTAATCCTAAAATCACTAGTATTTATATAGTCGCTATTTAGTATCTTTATTGTTGCATACCAGTTGGTTAACTGCGTGTGGGTTGTTGTGTTTTATTTTATACATTAGGCGATATGGCAAAGCAAAAAGGCATGATTCCGTTTGTAGGTACTATGGGAGGTATTAATTTTTATTATTTAAACGGCACACCCGTTGCCAGACGGGCAGGAGGTGGTTTTAATGGTAAGGCCATACAAACCAAAGCGAGCATGCAACGTGTACGGGAAAATGCCAGTGAGTTTGGGCAGTGTTCGCGAGTGAATAAAGTATTTCGGCGTGCCTTAAGTTCTTTTTACATTGGCCACCGCTTTACGTACTTGCATAGTAGGGTATTGGGGCTGTTTACCCAATTAAAGCATTTGGATTCCCTGCATGCGCGTGGACAACGCCGTGTTGCCGTTGGTGTAAAAACCTTGGAGGGCACTCAGTTACTTAAGCAATTTTGTTTCACACCCGACTGCGATGTACGGCGTATGTTGCCTTTTCAATTTAATATGGATGCCGATACCTTTGTTTTAACACTCAAGGGGTTTGATATAACACGGGTGGGTTTTGTGGCAGGAGCCACCCATATAAAACTGAGCTACGGTGTTTTAGATTTTAATTTTGAGACTTTGGCTTTTGGTTTGCACCTCGCTAGCCCAATGATTTTAGGTACAGAGGCTTTAGTACCACCTATAATTTTAACCCCAGAAAGCTTGCCCAAAGGTGTTGGCATGCCCTTGGGGGTTCTAGCCATTCGTTTTTACCAGAAAACAGCAGATGGTTTATATGAATTGCAGACTCAGGATGCTGTGGGGTTTATGTTGGTTTAGCGGGAGTTGACTAAACCATTTAATTTTGGAAGTCAACATTGGTTTATTTCCCCTCATTTTGAGGTAAGATTCATGTGTTGTTTATTAAAGCTTTTACGTGTTGCTAGTATGTATATAATTAATTGTTTACGTGTTAAGCTTGCCATAATAGCAGAAGAAAGATGGGTACATAATAAGGCTATTTTCATGTTCAAAATAAGAATTACAATTATTTGTCTTCTTTTGCTAATATTAGGATTTAATGCAGCAAGTGTTTGGGAGTTCGAGTCGTGCCCTAAACTGTGATAAAAAAGTGAACTTCGATAAACTGGCTTTTTTATTTGTGTAAACACATGGGTTACATAAATCATTATTTTAATATGTTTCTTTTTAACAATGATTTTGTGTTAAATTATCTTAATTAAGGAGAGTTTAAGTTAAGGTTTATTATCAAGTTAAAGGTTAAAACCCTGCAATTTCATTGCAGTTACTTTAGTTTCTATAAATGTTTTAGTTTTGTTGTATGTCAAACTACCGCAAGAATTCACATTCGATAAGTAATTTAAGTTGTCATTTAGTTTGGGCAACAAAATATCGTTATTCGGTTTTACAGGGAGATATTCAAAATCGCTGTCGAGATTTGTTGATACAGATATGTAATTCTGAGGATGTCCATATTTTAAAGGGTGTTGTGAGCAAAGACCATATTCATATGCACGTTGAGTACCCACCATCATTGAGTGTAAGTGTTTTGGTAAAGAAATTAAAAGGTCGTTCCTCTCGTCTTTTACAACAAGAGTTTCCAAAGTTAAATAAACAGTATTGGGGTCGTCATTTTTGGGCTGTTGGATATGGAGTATGGAGTACAGGCCAAATAACAGATGAGATGGTTCAAGAATATCTTGAGCATCACAAGGATAAGCCCAATACGGAAAAAGGCAACTGGATATTAGAGTAATGATAAGAAAGAATTTCATTCTTTTGCTTAAAACTATGGACTTCCAGTCCATAGTGGTTTATTTTGTACTATAATGTTCTGCTTTATGTAACTTGAGCTTTGGTTAAAAGCGAAAGTTGTTACTTCAGTTTCTTCAAAAAATTTATTCTAAAAGTTTCTTCTGCGATGTTAATGGAACACTTTTTATGCGACGACGTAGGAGGGAAGCGTAATGTGTGTGGAATGAAGTGTCACACCTAAAAGCGCAAAAACAACTATAAAGTTATTAACAAGTATGTTAATAATTATATAATACACTTTAAAGTTGAATTAAAATATTTTTTGTATATTTGTATTGTGAAATTATATCATGGTAACAAAACAACAAGTAAAAGACTTTCTTCGAGAATTCAAGGAGAAAATGAAAATTTGGGAGGTTATTTTTCTTGATGGCAGAGAAAAGAACACTCAAACGCTTGCTGATTTGGAGTTGATGCCAGTCGAAAGAAAAAAAGTTCTAGAAAAATTAGAACTTGAAGATTACTGCGAAGGTCCACTCGAAGAAAGCCAATTTATTGGTAGTGAGATGTGGGTCTTTGGTAGGAGACTAAAAGGCGAAGAAATATATATTAAAATATCACTTGGAAGGGAAAACACAGGTGTTATTTGTATTTCTTTTCATATAGCTGAATTTCCAATGAAATATCACCAGTTTAACTAATTTTATGAAAAGTCCAATTACAGGAAAAGAAATGTCTATTCAAGTTAGAAACATGGTAATTACATTTAGAAAGGATTCTTTCTCGGTAGATTATCCAAGTTTTTATTGTGAAGACAGTAACGAGTATTTTACGACTACTCAATTTGATACGATTAAAATGAAACAAGTTTATAATCAGTATCGTGACAAGTATAATTTACCCTTTCCAGAGGAAATAAAGGAAATAAGAAGTAAATATGGATTATCCGCAGTCAAAATGTCTGAAATATTAGGTTTTGGTGTTAATGGTTACAGAAATTATGAAAACGGAGAAGTACCAAGTCAATCAAATGCGAATTTGATTCAATTGGCAAATGACCCAGAAAAATTTAAATCCTTAGTTGAAATTAGCAGTGTTTTTGATGTTGATTCTAAGGAGAAAGAAGAATTGCTAGCCAAAATTGATAACTTAATAACTAAAAAACGGAAACAACAATTCTTTTTTAGATTTGAAGATTATCTTCTTGGAGAAAAACTCCCTGATAATTTTAGTGGTTATATAAAACCAAGTATAGAAAAATTGACAGAAATGGTTGTGTTTTTTGCACAAAATATGGAACCATATATTACTAAATTAAATAAGCTTTTGTTTTATAGTGATTTTCTACATTATAAGTATGAAGCTGTTTCTATGAGTGGCACAAGATATCGTGCTATAGATCGAGGACCTGTTCCTAATAATTATGATAGTATTTTTGATTTTATGAATAGAGAGGGAGATGTTAATATTATTGAAGAGGAAAGACAATGGGGATTTAGTAAACAATTTGTTTCATTTAAAGACCGTACTTTTAATTCAAGCTTGTTTTCTGAAATTGAATTAGAAATACTAAACAAAGTGAATAATACTTTTAAAGATATTAATACTCCTGATATTGTTGAAATAAGTCATACTGAAGATGCTTGGATTAATAATTTCCACAATGGTAAGAGTTTAATAGATTATAAATATGCGTTTAACATTAAAAATATTAGCTGATAAGAAATAAAAAAATCCAATCTATTGCGACAACAATAAATTGGATTATGTAAATGGGATAAAAAGTTTTCGACGACTTTACAATAATAAGGCTTATCACCTTTATAGTTTCCCGTGTTTTGTTATACAATATTACTTCTTTTTAAAGACTTGTACAACTATTGATATAACATTTTTGTCTGAACAGTATTATTCTCAAACTGTTTTAAAGACTTGAGAACTATGAAATCCATTAAAAAAAGAAAAAAATGGAACATAAAAATGACAGTAGTAAAGACCATGGAAACGGACATAACAAAGTTTATGTTATAGTTGTTAATGGTAGAGAAAAAGAATGGAATAAAAAAGAAATTTCATTCAAAGAAGTAGTAATCTTAGCTTTTGGAAGTTATCAAGAAAATAACAGAACTTGTTATACGGTAACTTACACAAGAGGTAATAATCATAAACCACAAGGTTCTATGGTTGTTGGAGACACTATACGTATTAAGCATAAAATGATATTCAATGTCACAGCTACTGATAAATCATAGCCAAGATTTGAAGCGTCTAAGAGACGAAGGATATCAATTAGAAGTATGTGATGGACATTTATTTGTCCATCACATACCTTATGTTAACATTCATAAAGAAGTTAAATTTGGTGTTATAGTAAGTACTTTAAATTTAAGTGGTACAAAAACTGTAAAGCCAGAAACTCATGTGATTATGTTTAATGGAGAGCAGCCTTGTGACAAAAACGGTGTTATTATAAATGGAATACAGCATAGTTCTGTTAGTAAAAGGTTTAGTAATGGTATAATTACTTCATTGTCTTTTTCTAATAAACCACCTCAAGGATACCTAAATTATTATGAGAAAGTAAAAACTTATGCAACTATAATTTCATCACCTGCAAAAGCTTTAGATGAAAATATAACAGAAAGACCATTTAATCCCATAATTGAAAATGATGTTAATTCTGTATTTAAATATTATGACACGAATTCTAGTAGAGCTAATATTGAATTTATTAATGAAAAATTTATCAATCAAAAAGTAGCAATCATAGGATTAGGTGGTACAGGAGCGTACATTCTAGATTTAATAGCAAAAACTAAAGTAAAAGAAATACATATTTATGATGGAGATATCTTTCTAAATCATAATGCTTTTAGATCTCCTGGTGCAGCATCAATTGAAGTTTTAGAAAAAAAACCTAAAAAAGTGGATTATTATAAGGATGTCTATTCTAAAATGAGAAATAACATATTTGGGCACTCATATTATCTTATTGAAG
The genomic region above belongs to Mariniflexile litorale and contains:
- the tnpA gene encoding IS200/IS605 family transposase, translated to MSNYRKNSHSISNLSCHLVWATKYRYSVLQGDIQNRCRDLLIQICNSEDVHILKGVVSKDHIHMHVEYPPSLSVSVLVKKLKGRSSRLLQQEFPKLNKQYWGRHFWAVGYGVWSTGQITDEMVQEYLEHHKDKPNTEKGNWILE
- a CDS encoding type II toxin-antitoxin system MqsR family toxin; translated protein: MVTKQQVKDFLREFKEKMKIWEVIFLDGREKNTQTLADLELMPVERKKVLEKLELEDYCEGPLEESQFIGSEMWVFGRRLKGEEIYIKISLGRENTGVICISFHIAEFPMKYHQFN
- a CDS encoding type II TA system antitoxin MqsA family protein; its protein translation is MKSPITGKEMSIQVRNMVITFRKDSFSVDYPSFYCEDSNEYFTTTQFDTIKMKQVYNQYRDKYNLPFPEEIKEIRSKYGLSAVKMSEILGFGVNGYRNYENGEVPSQSNANLIQLANDPEKFKSLVEISSVFDVDSKEKEELLAKIDNLITKKRKQQFFFRFEDYLLGEKLPDNFSGYIKPSIEKLTEMVVFFAQNMEPYITKLNKLLFYSDFLHYKYEAVSMSGTRYRAIDRGPVPNNYDSIFDFMNREGDVNIIEEERQWGFSKQFVSFKDRTFNSSLFSEIELEILNKVNNTFKDINTPDIVEISHTEDAWINNFHNGKSLIDYKYAFNIKNIS
- a CDS encoding multiubiquitin domain-containing protein: MEHKNDSSKDHGNGHNKVYVIVVNGREKEWNKKEISFKEVVILAFGSYQENNRTCYTVTYTRGNNHKPQGSMVVGDTIRIKHKMIFNVTATDKS
- a CDS encoding ThiF family adenylyltransferase, translating into MSQLLINHSQDLKRLRDEGYQLEVCDGHLFVHHIPYVNIHKEVKFGVIVSTLNLSGTKTVKPETHVIMFNGEQPCDKNGVIINGIQHSSVSKRFSNGIITSLSFSNKPPQGYLNYYEKVKTYATIISSPAKALDENITERPFNPIIENDVNSVFKYYDTNSSRANIEFINEKFINQKVAIIGLGGTGAYILDLIAKTKVKEIHIYDGDIFLNHNAFRSPGAASIEVLEKKPKKVDYYKDVYSKMRNNIFGHSYYLIEDNFKELNSMDYVFISIDNNLIRWSLVSYLNSLEIPFIDVGLGVNSVDDCLIGTVRVTTGTKYKNDHFENRIPASNNPNNEYETNIQIAELNSLNAVLAVLKWKKLSGFYQDLENEHHTTYSINNSHLQNEEVIV